Sequence from the Enhydrobacter sp. genome:
CGGTTCGGGAGCACGAGGCTTCGTGTATGACTGGCGCTTTCGAGGAACCGGGCGATGGCACATGACTGACGAACTGATCTGGTCGACGGCCGAGCAGATCTCCCGGCGCTACCGGCGCAAGGAGCTGTCCCCGGTCGAGGTCACTGCCTTCTTCCTCGAACGTGCCCGGCGGCTGCAGCCGCATCTCAATGCGCTCGTCATCATGGACGCCGAGGCCGCGCAGACGGCGGCGCGCACGGCCGAGGAGCGCTGGCGCAAGGGTTCGCCGCTGTCGCCCCTCGACGGCGTGCCGACCACGATCAAGGACACCACCAACGTCGCAGGCTGGCCGACGCGCTACGGCAGCCACGCCACCGACGAAACACCGGCCGCCGAGGACGCGGCCGTCACGCGGCGCCTGCGCGAGGCGGGCATGGTATTCCTCGGCAAGAGTACGACGCCGGAATTCGGCTGGAAGGCGCTGACCGACTCGCCCTTGCAGGGCACGACGCGCAGCCCGTGGAACCTCGGGCATTCTCCGGGCGGCTCCTCGGGCGGCGCCTCCTCGCTCACCGCCGCGGGCGTGAACCCCTTCAATCACGGCAACGACGGCGGCGGCTCGGTGCGCATCCCGGCGGCCCACACCGGACTGGTCGGGCTGAAGCCTTCCTATGGTCGCATCCCGCAGCATCCGGCCGACGCTCCCTTCACCGACGTGATCAGCCAGGGCGTGCTGGCGCGTTCCGTGCTCGACACGGCGATCGCGCTCAACGCCATGGCCGGCCCGGATCCGCGCGACTTCCGCTCGTTGCCGGAGGATCCGCGCGACTACACGGTCGGCCTGGAGGACGGTGTGCGCGGCCTGCGCGTCGGGCTCAGTCTCGATCTCGGCCACGTAACGGCGGACGCTGAGGTGCGCCAGCTGGTGGCCGACGCGGCGCGGCGCTTCGAAGAGCTCGGTGCCCGCGTCGAGGAAGTCGGGCCGCTGTTCGACCCCTTGCAGCAGACGTTCGAGCCGATCTGGATCGGCGCCTTCGCCACGCGCCTCAGGCAGATACCGACGCAGCTCCACGGCAAGCTCGATCCGGGCTTCCGTGCCGTGGCCGAGAAGGGCCTGGCGATCACGCTGGCCGACTACGCGCGCGCCTACGAGGCGCGTTCCCGGCTCGCCCGCGAGAGGGCGCTATGGCACGAAACCTACGATCTGCTGCTGTCGCCGGTCACACCGACGGCGGCACCGACCGCCGACACGCTCTACAACACCGATGCCTTCCCGCGCTGGACCAAGGGCGCGCCCTACACCTACCCCTTCAACCTGACCGGCCAGCCCGCCGCCTCCATGCCGGCCGGCCTCACCACGGCCGGCCTGCCGGTCGGGCTGCAGATCGTGGGTCCGCCGCGTGCCGACTTCCTCGTGCTCAAGGCGATGCGCGCCTACGAGAGCACCAGCGGCTGGACGTGGCCCCAGGCGAAGGTCGTGGAGACGCTGGCGCGGCTCTGACAGTCAGACGCCGATATCCTCGTTCCACAGCCCGGGGCTGGCGGAGATGAAGCGGCGCATCAGGTCGATGCAGGTCTCGTCCTGCAGCACCGTGACCTCGACGCCGCGCGAGCGCAGCAGCTCCTCTTCGCCCATGAAGGTGCGGTTCTCGCCGACGATCACCCGGGGGATGCCATAGAGCAGGATGGCGCCGCTGCACATCGAGCACGGCGACAGGGTCGTGTAGATCGTCGCGCCGCGATAGACCGATGCCGGCTGCCGGCCGGCGTTCTCCAGCGCGTCCATCTCGCCGTGCAGGATGGCGCTGCCCTTCTGCACGCGCCTGTTGTGGCCGCGACCGACGATCCGGCCCCGGTGCACCAAGACCGAACCGATCGGAATGCCGCCTTCGGCGAGACCCTGCCGGGCCTCGTCGATGGCCGCCTCCATGAAGGCATCCATGGTCATCTCTCTTCATCTTCCTCCCCCGTCATACGGGGGAGGAAGATGATCAATCCAGATCCAGGCCGTTCATCCCGGCGTTCCTGCGTGCCTTCTTGGCGAGTTCACGCAGGATCTTGCCCGCCTGGTAGGGATCGAGGATGGGCTTGGCCTCCGGCCCCTTGTGCCAGCCCTCGGCGACGGCGAACTGGCCGTTGCCCGCCTGGAAGACGCGGCCGGTGACGTCCTTGCTGTCCTCGCTCACAAGCCAGGTGGCGACGGGCGCGATCCATTTCGGGCTGCGCGTTTCCTTGTCCTCGTCGGTGTAGACGCGCAGGTCCTCGGTCATGCGCGTGAAGGCGCTCGGCGAGATCGAATTCACAGTGATGCCGTAGCGGCCAAGCTCGCGGGCGGCGATGACGGTGAAGGCGGCGATGCCCGCCTTGGCGGCGCCGTAGTTGGTCTGGCCGATGTTGCCGTAGATGCCCGACACCGAGGTGGTGGTGACGATGCGGGCGTCGACCGTGCCGCCCGTCGCCTTGGCCTGGTCGCGCCAGTAGGCGGCGGCATGCCGGGCCGGCGCGAAGGTGCCCTTCAGATGCACCTTGATGACGGCGTCCCACTCGTCCTCACTCATGTTCACGAGCATGCGGTCGCGCAGGATGCCGGCGTTCAGGACGACTGCGTCGAGCTTGCCGAACGTCGCCACTGCCTGGTCGATCATGTGCTTGGCGCCGTTCCAGTCCGAGACGTCGTCGCCGTTGGCCACCGCCTCGCCGCCCCTGGCCTTGATCTCGTTGACCACCTGCTGGGCCGGGCCGACGTCGTGGCCCTTGCCGGCGCGGTCGCCGCCGAGGTCGTTCACCACCACCTTGGCGCCGTGCTCGGCCAGCATGAGGCAATGCTCGCGCCCCACGCCGCGGGCGCCGCCGGTGACGATCGCCACCCTGCCTTCGCACAATCTTGCCATTGCTCCCTCCCGTCTTTTGCGTGTCTGGACCCGGTCCCGTTGCGCTAGTCTAGCGGGGCAAAGAGGAGGATCGCCATGGACACCCTGCCGCTGGTCTCGCCCGAACAGGTCGGCCTTTCCGCAGCGCGGCTCGCGCGCGTGAGCAAATGGATGAAGGGCTGGGTCGACAGCGGGAAACTGCCCGGCGTGACGGTCGCCGTCATGCGGCGGGGCGAGCTCGCCTTCGCCGAGACCTACGGCAAGGCCGACGTCGAGCGCGGCAAGGCGCAGCGCGCCGACACGATCTTCCGCATCTACTCGATGACCAAGCCGCTCACCTCGACGGCGATCATGATGCTCTACGAGGAGGGCCGCTTTCAGCTCGACGATCCGATCTCGAAGTTCATCCCGGCATTCGCCAACCAGCGCGTCTTCACCGGCGGCAGCCGCGGCAAGATGGACCTCGTCCCGGCCGAGCGCGACGTCACGTTCCGCGACCTGCTCACGCATACCTCCGGCCTGACCTACGGCATGATGGAAGCCAACGCCGTCGACGCGCTCTATCGTCAGAAGGAAGGCGGCGTCGACTTCCAGACCTCGACCGCGACACTCAAGGAAGTCGTCGAGCGCGCCGCGAGTTTCCCGTTGATCGCCCAGCCCGGCAAGGCATGGAACTACAGCATCTCGACCGATGTGCTGGGCTATCTCGTCGAGGTGATCTCGGGCCAGCCGTTCGAGAAGTTCCTGCTCGAGAAAGTGATCAAGCCGCTCGGCATGGTCGACACGGATTTCCACGTGCCGAAGGAGAAGCATGATCGCCTGGCCGCCAACTATGGCGTCGGTCCCGGTGGCAGGCTCAACCTGATCGACGACCCGACCAAGAGCCGCTACCTCGCTCCGCGCACGGTGAACTCCGGCGGCGGCGGCCTGGTGTCGACAGCGTCGGACTATCTGCGCTTCTGCAAGTTCATGCTGAACAAGGGAGAGCTGGACGGCGTGCGCCTGCTCGGCCGCAAGACGGTCGAGCTCATGACGTCGAACCACCTCAAGGGCGACATGGGCGACATGGGCGCGCCGAAATTTTCCGAATCGACCTATCTCGGCATCGGCTTCGGGCTCGGCTTCTCGGTGATGCTCGATCCGGCCAAGGCGCAGATTCTGGGCTCGCCCGGCGAATACGCCTGGGGCGGCGCGGCGTCGACCGCCTTCTGGTGCGACCCGGCCGAGGACATGGCGGTCGTGCTGCTGACCCAGCTCATGCCCTCCTCGACCTACCCGATCCGCCGCGAACTGCGCGTGCTCACCTACCAGGCGGTCGTCGACTGACCATGAGGAACACCGGGCCGATCACCGTCCGCAAGCTGCATCCGCTGTTCGGCGCGGAGGTGTCGGGCATCGACATCACGCGACCGCTGTCGGCACGCGAGTTCGGACCGATCCGGGCGGCGTTCGAGGAGCACTCGGTGCTGCTCTTCCGCGACCAGCCAATGGACGACGACAAGCAGGTGCGGTTCAGCGAGCTGTTCGGCCCGCTCGAGACGACGTCGAGTTCGAACCCGGCGGCCGGCACCAAGTTCCAGCGCCAGTCCAATCTCGACATCATGACGGGCGAGCCGATCCCGCCCGACGACATGCGCATGATCTACCAGAAGGCCAACTACTTCTGGCATTCGGACTCGTCGTTCAAACGCATCCCGTCGCTGTGCTCGATCCTGACGGCGCGCATCTGTCCGCCCGAGGGCGGCAACACGGAGTTCCTCTCCATGCGCGCCGCCTGGAACGCGCTGCCGCCGGCGTTGCAGGCGACCATCCAGCCGCTGATCGCCGAGCACTCGCTGCAGTATTCGCGCGACCGCGTGCAGAAGGGGATCCTCAACGACAAGACGCTGAAGGAGCTGCCGCCGGTGAAACAGCGGCTCTTTCAGGACAATCCCGTCAACGGCCGGCGCGCGCTTTATGTCGGGGCCCATGCCGGCTTCATCGTCGACTGGCCGAAGGCGACCGGCGAGGCCCTGCTCTACGAATTGACGCAGCGCGCCGACCAGCCCGAGTTCCGGCTGTCGCACGCCTGGCGCGAAGGCGACGTCATCGTCTGGGACAACCGGGCCGTCCTGCACCGCGCCACCTACTACGACGCCGTCAGGTACAAGCGCTTCATGCAGCGCACCACCATCGGCGGCGACGCGCCGACGGTTGTTCAGTGAGGCAAACGAGCCTTCGCCTCCCCAGTCTACTGGGGAGGTGTTGCGG
This genomic interval carries:
- a CDS encoding amidase, which produces MTDELIWSTAEQISRRYRRKELSPVEVTAFFLERARRLQPHLNALVIMDAEAAQTAARTAEERWRKGSPLSPLDGVPTTIKDTTNVAGWPTRYGSHATDETPAAEDAAVTRRLREAGMVFLGKSTTPEFGWKALTDSPLQGTTRSPWNLGHSPGGSSGGASSLTAAGVNPFNHGNDGGGSVRIPAAHTGLVGLKPSYGRIPQHPADAPFTDVISQGVLARSVLDTAIALNAMAGPDPRDFRSLPEDPRDYTVGLEDGVRGLRVGLSLDLGHVTADAEVRQLVADAARRFEELGARVEEVGPLFDPLQQTFEPIWIGAFATRLRQIPTQLHGKLDPGFRAVAEKGLAITLADYARAYEARSRLARERALWHETYDLLLSPVTPTAAPTADTLYNTDAFPRWTKGAPYTYPFNLTGQPAASMPAGLTTAGLPVGLQIVGPPRADFLVLKAMRAYESTSGWTWPQAKVVETLARL
- a CDS encoding nucleoside deaminase encodes the protein MDAFMEAAIDEARQGLAEGGIPIGSVLVHRGRIVGRGHNRRVQKGSAILHGEMDALENAGRQPASVYRGATIYTTLSPCSMCSGAILLYGIPRVIVGENRTFMGEEELLRSRGVEVTVLQDETCIDLMRRFISASPGLWNEDIGV
- a CDS encoding SDR family NAD(P)-dependent oxidoreductase, which encodes MARLCEGRVAIVTGGARGVGREHCLMLAEHGAKVVVNDLGGDRAGKGHDVGPAQQVVNEIKARGGEAVANGDDVSDWNGAKHMIDQAVATFGKLDAVVLNAGILRDRMLVNMSEDEWDAVIKVHLKGTFAPARHAAAYWRDQAKATGGTVDARIVTTTSVSGIYGNIGQTNYGAAKAGIAAFTVIAARELGRYGITVNSISPSAFTRMTEDLRVYTDEDKETRSPKWIAPVATWLVSEDSKDVTGRVFQAGNGQFAVAEGWHKGPEAKPILDPYQAGKILRELAKKARRNAGMNGLDLD
- a CDS encoding beta-lactamase family protein; protein product: MDTLPLVSPEQVGLSAARLARVSKWMKGWVDSGKLPGVTVAVMRRGELAFAETYGKADVERGKAQRADTIFRIYSMTKPLTSTAIMMLYEEGRFQLDDPISKFIPAFANQRVFTGGSRGKMDLVPAERDVTFRDLLTHTSGLTYGMMEANAVDALYRQKEGGVDFQTSTATLKEVVERAASFPLIAQPGKAWNYSISTDVLGYLVEVISGQPFEKFLLEKVIKPLGMVDTDFHVPKEKHDRLAANYGVGPGGRLNLIDDPTKSRYLAPRTVNSGGGGLVSTASDYLRFCKFMLNKGELDGVRLLGRKTVELMTSNHLKGDMGDMGAPKFSESTYLGIGFGLGFSVMLDPAKAQILGSPGEYAWGGAASTAFWCDPAEDMAVVLLTQLMPSSTYPIRRELRVLTYQAVVD
- a CDS encoding TauD/TfdA family dioxygenase; amino-acid sequence: MRNTGPITVRKLHPLFGAEVSGIDITRPLSAREFGPIRAAFEEHSVLLFRDQPMDDDKQVRFSELFGPLETTSSSNPAAGTKFQRQSNLDIMTGEPIPPDDMRMIYQKANYFWHSDSSFKRIPSLCSILTARICPPEGGNTEFLSMRAAWNALPPALQATIQPLIAEHSLQYSRDRVQKGILNDKTLKELPPVKQRLFQDNPVNGRRALYVGAHAGFIVDWPKATGEALLYELTQRADQPEFRLSHAWREGDVIVWDNRAVLHRATYYDAVRYKRFMQRTTIGGDAPTVVQ